A part of Magnetospirillum sp. ME-1 genomic DNA contains:
- the rpsK gene encoding 30S ribosomal protein S11 has product MAKPAAAARPRRRERKNITSGVAHVNATFNNTMITITDAQGNTISWSSAGMQGFKGSRKSTPYAAQVAAEDAGRKASEHGMRTLEVEVKGPGAGRESALRALQAVGFQITSIRDVTPIPHNGCRPRKRRRV; this is encoded by the coding sequence ATGGCTAAGCCCGCTGCTGCCGCGCGTCCTCGTCGCCGCGAGCGCAAGAACATCACCTCGGGCGTGGCGCATGTGAATGCCACGTTCAACAACACCATGATCACCATCACCGACGCCCAGGGTAACACCATTTCCTGGTCGTCGGCCGGCATGCAGGGCTTCAAGGGCTCGCGCAAGTCGACCCCGTATGCCGCCCAGGTGGCTGCCGAGGATGCGGGCCGCAAGGCGTCCGAGCACGGCATGCGCACCCTGGAGGTCGAGGTGAAGGGTCCTGGTGCTGGTCGCGAGTCTGCTCTGCGCGCTTTGCAGGCCGTGGGCTTCCAGATCACCTCGATCCGTGACGTCACGCCGATCCCGCACAACGGGTGCCGGCCGCGCAAGCGTCGTCGCGTCTGA
- a CDS encoding DNA-directed RNA polymerase subunit alpha codes for MIQKNWQELIKPNKLHVEPGADAQRTATVVAEPLERGFGMTLGNSLRRVLLSSLQGAAVTAIQIDGVLHEFSSIPGVREDVTDIILNIKTLGLRMHGEGPKRMHLRAVGPGEVTAGLIEVGHDIEIMDPDLVLCTLDEGAKLNIEFTVETGKGYVPASQNRPEDSPIGLIPIDAIFSPVRKVAYKVENTRVGQVTDYDKLSMTVETNGAVTPDDAVALAARILQDQLQLFINFEEPTAVVEEEKKDELPFNKNLLRKVDELELSVRSANCLKNDNIIYIGDLVQKTEAEMLRTPNFGRKSLNEIKEVLAQMGLHLGMEIANWPPENIEELAKKLEEPY; via the coding sequence GTGATTCAGAAGAACTGGCAGGAACTGATTAAGCCCAACAAGCTCCATGTGGAGCCCGGGGCCGATGCGCAGCGCACCGCGACCGTGGTCGCCGAACCGCTGGAGCGGGGCTTCGGCATGACGCTGGGCAATTCCCTGCGCCGCGTGCTGCTGTCGTCGCTGCAGGGTGCCGCCGTCACGGCCATCCAGATCGACGGCGTTCTGCACGAATTCTCGTCGATCCCCGGCGTGCGGGAAGATGTCACCGACATCATCCTCAACATCAAGACTCTCGGCCTGCGCATGCATGGCGAGGGCCCGAAGCGCATGCACCTGCGTGCGGTCGGCCCGGGCGAAGTCACCGCCGGCCTGATCGAGGTCGGCCACGACATCGAGATCATGGACCCGGACCTGGTGCTGTGCACCCTGGACGAGGGCGCCAAGCTGAACATCGAGTTCACGGTCGAGACCGGCAAGGGCTACGTCCCCGCCTCGCAGAACCGTCCCGAGGATTCGCCGATCGGTCTGATCCCGATCGACGCCATCTTCTCGCCGGTGCGCAAGGTGGCCTACAAGGTGGAAAACACCCGCGTGGGCCAGGTCACCGACTACGACAAGCTGTCCATGACCGTCGAGACCAACGGCGCGGTCACGCCCGATGACGCGGTGGCGCTTGCCGCCCGCATCCTGCAGGACCAGCTGCAGCTGTTCATCAACTTCGAGGAGCCCACCGCGGTCGTCGAGGAAGAGAAGAAGGACGAACTGCCCTTCAACAAGAACCTGCTGCGCAAGGTGGACGAACTGGAGCTTTCGGTCCGTTCGGCCAACTGCCTGAAGAACGACAACATCATCTACATCGGCGACCTGGTCCAGAAGACCGAAGCCGAGATGCTGCGTACTCCCAATTTCGGTCGCAAGTCGCTGAACGAGATCAAGGAAGTGCTGGCGCAGATGGGTCTGCACCTGGGCATGGAAATCGCCAATTGGCCGCCGGAGAACATCGAAGAGCTGGCCAAGAAGCTCGAAGAGCCTTACTGA
- the rplQ gene encoding 50S ribosomal protein L17 has product MRHGMSGRKLNRDKSARKALFVSLSNALLKHEQIKTTLPKAKDLRPVVEKLITLGKRGDLHARRQAYAFLRDDKVVAKLFAVIGERYKTRNGGYTRVLKAGFRYGDCAPMAIIELVDRDPAAKGTDSGPTADKKADADEE; this is encoded by the coding sequence ATGCGTCATGGTATGTCCGGCCGTAAGCTGAACCGCGACAAGTCGGCCCGTAAGGCCCTGTTCGTCAGCTTGTCCAATGCCCTCTTGAAGCACGAGCAGATCAAGACCACCCTGCCCAAGGCCAAGGACCTGCGTCCGGTGGTCGAGAAGCTGATCACTCTGGGCAAGCGCGGCGACCTGCACGCGCGGCGTCAGGCCTATGCCTTCCTGCGCGACGACAAGGTGGTCGCCAAGCTGTTCGCCGTGATCGGCGAGCGCTACAAGACCCGCAATGGCGGCTACACCCGCGTGCTGAAGGCCGGCTTCCGCTACGGCGATTGCGCCCCCATGGCCATCATCGAGCTGGTCGATCGCGATCCGGCCGCCAAGGGCACCGATTCCGGCCCGACCGCCGACAAGAAGGCCGATGCCGACGAGGAATAA
- a CDS encoding methyltransferase domain-containing protein — MTFEERIHHGIGLARQGDFPGAEAAFLAAEALKPRDPLPRNLLGKVYLASGRETDGVEALVEAVRREPRVDMLFDLVHALHHLHAHADVERVCAHHESQIAGDSRFYPYRGRALMELKQYPGAIELLGRALANDPTNHAHYHNLSMALLKGGQLEESVECFGRLLPDWEGGAGEMTSVERLDAIAAGYDGNDLHNYFSDRMLRLYLEAFPGRRLRRVLELGTGTGLLASKLPASATSVTGIERSPAMLAQSRARKVYDTLVEGSLPQALEPLDGPFDTILASCVLYYFADLRPFFDHAARLLAPDGAFLFSVDALSDPREIAVTKPGEYAHSRAYLRRLAVETGLREVVMDIDRHRGPPGFWCAFRKG; from the coding sequence ATGACCTTCGAAGAACGCATCCATCACGGCATCGGTCTCGCCCGGCAGGGTGATTTTCCGGGCGCGGAAGCCGCCTTCCTGGCGGCGGAGGCGCTCAAACCCCGTGACCCGCTGCCCCGCAATCTGCTGGGAAAGGTTTATCTGGCGAGCGGCCGGGAGACGGATGGGGTCGAGGCGCTGGTCGAGGCCGTGCGGCGCGAGCCGCGGGTGGACATGCTGTTCGATCTGGTTCATGCGCTGCACCACCTTCATGCCCATGCCGACGTGGAGCGGGTCTGTGCCCATCATGAAAGCCAGATTGCCGGTGACAGCCGCTTCTATCCCTATCGCGGTAGAGCCCTTATGGAGCTTAAGCAGTACCCGGGGGCCATCGAGCTTCTTGGCCGGGCCCTGGCGAATGACCCGACCAATCACGCCCACTATCACAACCTGTCCATGGCGCTGCTGAAAGGCGGACAACTGGAAGAGTCGGTGGAATGCTTCGGCCGATTGTTGCCCGACTGGGAGGGCGGCGCGGGGGAGATGACCTCGGTCGAGCGCCTGGATGCCATCGCCGCCGGCTACGACGGCAACGATCTGCACAATTACTTCAGCGACCGGATGCTGCGTCTGTACCTTGAAGCGTTTCCGGGACGGCGCTTGCGCCGGGTGCTGGAATTGGGCACGGGAACCGGCCTGCTGGCCTCGAAACTGCCGGCCTCGGCCACATCGGTGACCGGCATCGAGCGCTCGCCCGCCATGCTGGCCCAGTCCCGCGCGCGCAAGGTCTACGACACCCTGGTCGAAGGCAGCCTGCCCCAGGCGTTGGAGCCCCTGGACGGTCCCTTCGACACCATCCTGGCGTCCTGCGTGCTGTACTACTTCGCCGATCTGCGGCCGTTCTTCGACCACGCCGCCCGTTTGCTGGCCCCGGACGGCGCGTTCCTGTTCTCGGTGGATGCGTTAAGCGATCCCCGCGAGATCGCGGTGACCAAGCCGGGTGAATACGCCCACAGCCGCGCCTATCTGCGCCGGTTGGCCGTCGAGACCGGCCTTCGCGAGGTGGTCATGGACATCGACCGCCATCGCGGTCCTCCGGGTTTCTGGTGCGCCTTCAGGAAGGGCTGA
- a CDS encoding ATP12 family chaperone protein, which yields MLKSIKRFYKECVAAPRDGGFAILLDGKSVKTPGARPLAVPAQPMAEAIAAEWNAQGDQVLPSTMPMTQLASTALDRVGPERAHMVGQLMNYAGTDLLCYRAETPGDLVSRQSTAWQPLLDWAAQALDAPLLTTTGLTAVAQPEASLAALRRHVEAYDDWRLTALQSSTAAMGSLILGLALVEGRLDAEAAFEASQVDETYQIEQWGEDWEAADRRAELKRDIVAAARFLGLLSPS from the coding sequence GTGCTCAAGTCCATCAAGCGTTTCTACAAGGAATGCGTCGCCGCCCCCCGTGACGGCGGCTTCGCCATTTTGCTGGACGGCAAGTCCGTCAAGACGCCGGGCGCCCGGCCGCTGGCCGTCCCCGCCCAGCCCATGGCCGAAGCCATCGCCGCGGAATGGAACGCCCAGGGCGATCAGGTGCTGCCCTCCACCATGCCCATGACCCAGTTGGCCAGCACCGCGCTGGACCGGGTCGGCCCCGAGCGCGCCCATATGGTGGGCCAGCTGATGAACTACGCCGGCACCGACCTGCTGTGCTACCGCGCCGAAACCCCCGGCGATCTGGTGAGCCGCCAGAGCACCGCCTGGCAGCCGCTGCTGGATTGGGCGGCCCAGGCGCTGGACGCGCCCTTGCTCACCACCACCGGCCTGACCGCCGTGGCCCAGCCGGAAGCGTCCCTGGCCGCCCTGCGGCGCCATGTGGAGGCCTATGACGATTGGCGCCTGACCGCCCTGCAATCCTCCACCGCCGCCATGGGATCGCTGATTCTGGGCCTTGCCCTGGTCGAAGGCCGCCTCGACGCCGAAGCCGCGTTCGAGGCCTCGCAGGTGGACGAGACCTATCAGATCGAGCAATGGGGCGAGGATTGGGAAGCCGCCGACCGCCGCGCCGAGCTGAAGCGCGACATCGTGGCCGCCGCCCGGTTCCTGGGGCTGCTCAGCCCTTCCTGA
- a CDS encoding AsmA family protein yields the protein MRPGTIAKVVAALVLVLVVAVIAAAKSLKSDVYNAFLAERVKAASGLDLTFAGATKLKLGPSPVLSFTGVTLSAGKGADILYVDRIEARLALVPLALRQLRLESLNLFRPVLHAQNLHRLPPARFLDMGDPPSGAPLTRLALSEVGIEDAAIRWSGGVVQVTKAVIRPESEAGGPLSLQLAGRWQDSRFDLSGVTGPLSALGGAKPYPVQLKGTIDGATLTLRGTAASPLAAKGLDFEIRAQGEELADLLRLSPGKGAIQAFGPFKLAARLTDAGGPLALADIDAIIGRRDSLLITAKGQVADAARPAGIDLAFGLEAESLAGATRLLGLDLPNAGPVKLSAKLTDIEGGWRLTGLKSTLGRSDLAGEISLVLAPRPRIYGRLGAAQLNLGDFSLPPPRGMPPAQASQPRRPAIPIDDGRILGTEPLILDLVRDMDATLSLAATRLVAGPATLSDAAGELTLASGRMTLAGFAARAGEGRLAGEMKLDAATKTPALTLRLTAAGADPALLTAGALKGGKADLALELRAQGTNLRNLAGSAEGSLALTLAEAVLARTAGTELPARLARDIDPRAQEADGLRLRCLVARLPIKAGLISLDKGLGAETATAAAMAVGSIDLRTEALDVTVASRTAPPLKIKGVLGNPVVTPEGASKVAADPAPCRTAQARRLAR from the coding sequence ATGAGGCCCGGCACCATTGCCAAGGTCGTCGCCGCCCTGGTCCTGGTTCTGGTGGTCGCGGTCATCGCGGCGGCCAAGTCGCTGAAATCCGACGTCTACAACGCCTTCCTGGCCGAACGGGTCAAGGCCGCCAGCGGCCTGGACCTCACCTTCGCCGGCGCCACCAAGCTGAAGCTGGGGCCGTCGCCGGTGCTGAGCTTCACCGGCGTGACCCTCTCCGCCGGCAAGGGAGCCGACATCCTCTATGTGGACCGCATCGAGGCGCGCCTGGCCCTGGTGCCGCTGGCGTTGCGCCAGTTGCGCCTGGAAAGCCTCAATCTCTTCCGCCCGGTGCTGCACGCACAGAATCTGCACCGGCTGCCGCCGGCCAGATTCCTGGACATGGGCGATCCGCCGTCGGGAGCCCCGCTGACCCGCCTCGCCCTCTCCGAGGTCGGCATCGAGGACGCCGCCATCCGGTGGAGCGGCGGCGTGGTCCAGGTGACCAAGGCGGTGATTCGCCCCGAAAGCGAAGCCGGCGGCCCGTTGTCGCTGCAACTGGCCGGCCGCTGGCAGGACAGCCGCTTCGACCTCAGCGGAGTGACCGGCCCCCTGTCGGCCCTGGGCGGCGCCAAGCCCTATCCCGTCCAGCTCAAGGGCACCATCGACGGCGCCACCCTCACCCTGCGCGGAACGGCGGCCTCGCCCCTGGCCGCCAAGGGGCTGGATTTCGAGATCCGCGCCCAAGGCGAGGAACTGGCCGACCTGCTGCGCCTCTCCCCCGGCAAGGGAGCAATCCAGGCCTTTGGCCCCTTCAAGCTGGCGGCGCGGCTGACCGATGCCGGCGGCCCCCTGGCGCTTGCCGACATCGACGCCATCATCGGCCGCCGCGATTCCCTGCTGATCACCGCCAAGGGACAGGTGGCCGATGCTGCCCGCCCGGCGGGAATCGATCTGGCCTTCGGGCTGGAGGCGGAGTCCCTTGCCGGTGCGACGCGCCTGCTGGGCCTCGACCTGCCCAATGCCGGACCGGTCAAGCTGTCGGCCAAACTGACCGACATCGAGGGCGGCTGGCGCCTGACCGGCCTGAAGAGCACCCTGGGCCGCAGCGATCTGGCGGGGGAAATCTCCCTGGTGCTGGCGCCGCGCCCCCGGATCTACGGCCGCTTGGGCGCCGCACAGCTGAACCTGGGGGACTTCTCCCTGCCGCCGCCGCGCGGCATGCCCCCCGCCCAGGCCTCGCAGCCGCGCCGCCCGGCCATTCCCATCGACGATGGCCGCATCCTGGGGACCGAGCCGCTGATCCTCGATCTGGTCCGCGACATGGACGCCACTCTGTCCCTGGCCGCCACCAGGCTGGTGGCCGGTCCGGCCACCCTGTCGGACGCCGCCGGCGAATTGACCCTGGCGTCGGGCCGGATGACGCTGGCGGGCTTTGCCGCCCGGGCCGGCGAGGGCCGGCTGGCGGGCGAGATGAAGCTGGATGCCGCCACCAAGACTCCGGCCCTGACGCTCCGCCTGACCGCCGCCGGCGCGGATCCCGCGCTGCTGACCGCGGGCGCCCTGAAGGGGGGCAAGGCCGACCTCGCCCTCGAGCTCAGGGCCCAGGGCACCAATCTGCGCAATCTGGCCGGCTCGGCCGAGGGCAGCCTCGCCCTCACCCTGGCCGAAGCCGTGCTGGCCCGCACCGCCGGCACCGAGCTTCCCGCCCGCCTGGCCCGCGACATCGACCCGCGCGCCCAGGAGGCCGACGGCCTGCGCCTGCGCTGCCTGGTGGCCCGGCTGCCGATCAAGGCCGGCCTGATCAGCCTGGACAAGGGCCTGGGGGCCGAGACCGCCACCGCCGCCGCCATGGCCGTGGGCAGTATCGATCTGCGCACCGAGGCCCTGGACGTCACCGTGGCCAGCCGTACCGCCCCGCCGCTGAAGATCAAGGGCGTGCTGGGCAATCCCGTGGTCACCCCGGAAGGGGCATCCAAAGTGGCCGCCGACCCGGCGCCCTGCCGCACGGCTCAGGCGCGCCGCCTCGCCCGCTAG
- a CDS encoding HAD-IA family hydrolase has translation MSHLRLAVFDVDGTLVDSQHNIVSAMTEAWGNLNLGIPRPEQVRRIIGLSLVDACAVLLPWANPTVHRAVADAYKEAFRAMRLLPDTMEPLFPGVKEALDRLEGEGWLLGLATGKSRRGVDSLLDAHDLKGRFVTIQTADDNPSKPNPAMLRRAAADCGLEPGEIVMIGDTAYDMAMAAAARTAAVGVSWGYHSLDELQRAGAQVVLDTFDNLTEVLDALTGDKSGDGA, from the coding sequence ATGTCCCATCTGCGCCTTGCCGTCTTCGATGTGGACGGCACCCTGGTGGACAGCCAGCACAATATCGTCTCGGCCATGACCGAGGCGTGGGGTAACTTGAACCTGGGCATTCCCAGGCCCGAGCAGGTCCGCCGCATCATCGGCCTGTCCCTGGTGGACGCCTGCGCCGTGCTGCTGCCCTGGGCCAACCCCACCGTCCACCGCGCCGTGGCCGACGCCTACAAGGAAGCCTTCCGCGCCATGCGCCTTCTGCCCGACACCATGGAGCCGCTGTTTCCCGGCGTGAAGGAAGCCCTCGACCGCCTGGAGGGCGAGGGCTGGCTGTTGGGGCTGGCCACCGGCAAGTCGCGGCGCGGTGTGGACTCCCTGCTGGACGCCCACGATCTCAAGGGCCGCTTCGTCACCATCCAGACCGCCGACGACAACCCCAGCAAGCCCAACCCCGCCATGCTGCGCCGGGCCGCCGCCGATTGCGGGCTGGAACCGGGCGAGATCGTCATGATCGGCGACACCGCCTATGACATGGCCATGGCCGCCGCCGCCCGCACCGCCGCCGTGGGCGTGTCGTGGGGCTATCACTCCCTCGATGAATTGCAGCGCGCCGGCGCCCAGGTGGTGCTCGACACCTTCGACAACCTGACCGAGGTCCTGGACGCGCTGACCGGCGACAAGTCCGGGGATGGAGCATGA
- a CDS encoding RluA family pseudouridine synthase — translation MSEVQTLHVTEDEADIRLDRWFKRHFPAIGHGLLEKWLRAGNVRVDGKRAKSNQRLEAGQAIRVPPQPAAEAPPREAKPVPVDDKTARMLKDAVLYMDDDVIALNKPAGLAVQGGTGMADKHLDAWLDALCFGAARPKLVHRLDKDTSGVLLLGRTANATAKLAAAFKSRSARKCYWALVAGVPRYPQGRIDAPLAKLPGKAGEKVAVDKEDGKHAVTYYRVVDSTLKRAAWLEMEPRTGRTHQLRAHCLLLGTPIMGDGKYGGKEALVEGTGVSRKLHLHARAVRLPHPRTGKPLEVVAPLPPHIKASFDFFGFAEGQSGPPFVSFEEE, via the coding sequence ATGAGCGAAGTCCAGACCCTCCACGTCACCGAGGACGAGGCCGACATCCGCCTCGACCGTTGGTTCAAACGTCATTTTCCCGCCATCGGCCATGGGCTGCTGGAAAAGTGGCTGCGCGCCGGCAACGTCCGGGTGGACGGCAAGCGCGCCAAGTCCAACCAGCGGCTGGAAGCCGGACAGGCCATCCGCGTGCCGCCCCAGCCCGCCGCCGAGGCGCCGCCGCGCGAAGCCAAGCCCGTTCCGGTGGACGACAAGACGGCGCGCATGCTGAAGGACGCCGTCCTTTACATGGACGACGACGTCATCGCGCTGAACAAGCCGGCGGGCCTTGCGGTCCAGGGCGGCACCGGCATGGCGGACAAGCACCTGGACGCCTGGCTGGACGCGCTGTGCTTCGGAGCCGCCCGGCCCAAGCTGGTCCACCGCCTGGACAAGGACACCTCGGGCGTGCTGCTGCTGGGCCGCACCGCCAACGCCACCGCCAAGTTGGCCGCCGCCTTCAAGAGCCGCTCGGCCCGCAAGTGCTACTGGGCGCTGGTGGCCGGGGTGCCGCGCTATCCCCAGGGCCGCATCGACGCGCCGCTGGCCAAGCTGCCCGGCAAGGCCGGCGAGAAGGTGGCGGTGGACAAGGAGGACGGCAAGCATGCCGTCACCTATTACCGCGTGGTGGATTCCACCCTGAAGCGGGCCGCCTGGCTGGAGATGGAGCCCCGGACGGGGCGCACCCACCAGTTGCGCGCCCATTGCCTGCTGCTGGGCACGCCGATCATGGGCGACGGCAAGTACGGCGGCAAGGAGGCCCTGGTCGAGGGTACCGGCGTGTCGCGCAAGCTGCACCTGCACGCCCGCGCCGTCCGCCTGCCCCATCCGCGCACCGGCAAGCCGCTGGAGGTGGTGGCCCCGCTGCCGCCCCACATCAAGGCCAGCTTCGACTTCTTCGGCTTCGCCGAGGGCCAATCGGGCCCGCCCTTCGTCTCCTTCGAGGAAGAATGA